One window from the genome of Gimesia aquarii encodes:
- a CDS encoding sigma-70 family RNA polymerase sigma factor translates to MSLIRQLDTVTNNDQHLIQECLAGRTEAFDQLVLKYQDRLFRTLVRILGSNDDARDAAQEGFTQAFFKLNTFRGTAAFYSWLFRIAFNAAITQKRKIKRTSTTLDTQDNPAGNWLVDTHPENRPSDVAELSERKKMVHQALNELQEEYRTPLILRELEGMSYGEIAEITEIPLGTVRSRIFRGRNELKQKLNTLFQTEPVSRAFKSDHESSVSESK, encoded by the coding sequence TTGTCCCTCATTCGTCAATTAGATACTGTGACCAACAATGATCAACACCTGATTCAAGAATGTTTGGCAGGTCGTACAGAGGCGTTCGATCAACTGGTTCTGAAATATCAGGATCGCCTGTTTCGAACGTTAGTGCGGATTCTGGGTTCGAATGATGATGCGCGCGATGCGGCACAGGAAGGTTTTACACAGGCTTTTTTTAAATTGAACACATTCAGAGGAACAGCCGCATTTTATTCCTGGTTATTTCGCATCGCCTTCAATGCCGCGATTACTCAGAAAAGAAAAATTAAACGAACTTCCACCACACTGGATACACAAGACAACCCGGCTGGCAATTGGCTGGTTGATACACACCCTGAAAACCGCCCCTCCGATGTTGCCGAACTCTCCGAACGAAAAAAAATGGTCCATCAGGCCTTAAATGAATTACAAGAGGAATATCGTACCCCTCTGATACTGCGAGAACTGGAGGGGATGTCATACGGGGAAATTGCAGAGATCACGGAAATTCCATTAGGAACTGTAAGGAGCCGCATATTTAGAGGAAGGAACGAATTAAAACAGAAATTGAACACGCTTTTCCAGACCGAACCAGTCTCGCGTGCTTTCAAATCTGACCACGAGTCATCGGTAAGTGAATCAAAATGA
- a CDS encoding anti-sigma factor family protein: MSSQQPSNEDLSAYFDHEVSPEERRQLESLLENSAEARQELHEIGELSRLLQETATESAPPELAPSIRKRIEQETLLTQTTHAAVKHTPSVFRYRLAVAVSTCSSLAALVLFVLLMNSYVTPTQPEFSQGFAISQPSTPRSSMETAVKTTELVREENASADVSADGVSADLEAHQNEKVTALLDVLMADNQTNRLGLRGNVSSGKKEMVVESLNAPTAAKSLGKFSVMNKLPEGVNFSDHSSNRLRTSMVPPSQGIPAHIPLDTIRIGDVLPYIGDIDGKVAVIEVRVVDVQQALGTMELLLARNNIPINQKKQSEVERQLQNPQSSSKSELKAKGQSLAQRSDESENELFAVYVEATDNQLSTALQEFQNDLKRDQLVSLSLQPAISERSLTEKIEELPKLLAYKSNTPRSNHDAYFEAKNGAKKPTYTPKSNGAAQENRSSAKFKKTIADSKVDKDLKRDLSRSFQTRYRMQLPEETLVRSKATKGRKSKLLGSSAGALPSPESPLAASKPTGDEQTDKLTHLAQNRSLPFSKSRNLNQTKTPIKVLFVFKNSAGTPTPAAPR; the protein is encoded by the coding sequence ATGAGTAGTCAACAACCATCAAACGAAGATCTTTCTGCTTACTTCGATCATGAAGTCTCACCTGAGGAGCGCAGACAATTAGAGTCGCTTTTAGAGAATTCAGCTGAAGCACGGCAGGAACTACACGAAATCGGAGAACTTTCCCGACTTCTTCAGGAAACTGCTACGGAATCTGCGCCACCTGAACTGGCACCTTCCATTCGTAAACGAATTGAGCAGGAAACTCTGCTGACTCAAACAACTCACGCTGCAGTAAAACATACTCCCTCTGTATTTCGTTATCGTCTTGCTGTTGCAGTTAGTACCTGTTCTTCACTGGCGGCACTCGTTTTATTCGTATTGTTGATGAACTCTTACGTAACTCCTACCCAACCAGAATTCAGCCAAGGTTTTGCTATATCACAACCGTCTACTCCGCGCTCCAGCATGGAAACTGCAGTTAAAACAACAGAACTCGTTCGAGAAGAAAACGCCAGTGCCGATGTGAGTGCAGACGGCGTTAGTGCAGACTTAGAAGCCCACCAAAATGAGAAGGTCACAGCATTACTTGATGTTCTGATGGCCGACAATCAGACTAATCGTCTTGGTCTTAGAGGAAATGTCTCGTCTGGTAAAAAGGAAATGGTCGTCGAAAGTTTGAATGCACCAACGGCAGCTAAATCATTGGGTAAATTCTCGGTCATGAATAAACTTCCTGAGGGTGTTAATTTTAGTGACCATTCTAGCAATAGACTCAGGACTTCTATGGTCCCTCCTTCACAAGGGATTCCCGCTCATATTCCTCTCGACACCATTCGTATTGGAGACGTTTTACCTTACATTGGTGATATTGATGGAAAAGTGGCAGTGATTGAAGTTCGTGTTGTCGATGTTCAACAGGCTCTGGGAACGATGGAATTGCTTCTGGCGCGCAACAATATTCCCATTAATCAAAAGAAACAGTCTGAGGTGGAACGCCAGCTTCAGAATCCTCAATCCAGTTCTAAAAGTGAACTCAAAGCCAAAGGGCAATCACTGGCTCAGAGAAGTGACGAATCTGAAAATGAATTGTTTGCTGTCTACGTGGAAGCCACTGACAATCAATTATCTACGGCACTCCAGGAGTTCCAAAACGATCTCAAACGAGATCAGCTTGTGAGCCTCTCATTACAGCCTGCGATTAGCGAACGGTCTCTCACTGAGAAGATTGAAGAACTGCCAAAACTTCTGGCATACAAATCCAACACGCCACGATCTAATCATGATGCTTATTTTGAAGCCAAAAATGGAGCAAAAAAACCTACTTATACTCCAAAATCCAATGGAGCGGCACAAGAAAATCGTTCATCCGCAAAGTTCAAAAAGACGATTGCCGATTCAAAAGTCGATAAGGATTTAAAACGGGATCTTTCGCGTTCATTTCAGACTCGTTATCGCATGCAACTCCCTGAAGAAACCTTAGTGCGATCTAAAGCCACCAAAGGCAGAAAATCCAAGCTACTGGGGTCATCAGCGGGGGCACTGCCATCACCGGAATCTCCTCTCGCTGCCTCAAAACCGACTGGAGATGAACAGACTGATAAACTGACTCACCTTGCTCAAAACCGTTCTCTGCCGTTCTCTAAATCGCGGAATCTCAATCAAACGAAAACACCAATCAAAGTGCTCTTTGTGTTTAAAAACTCAGCGGGCACTCCTACTCCGGCAGCTCCTCGCTAA
- a CDS encoding SMP-30/gluconolactonase/LRE family protein: MKTLRLTCMILITFVLSLFQSRTQAQDSVNFPTIGEVVRLDPRLDELIDKDAQIQVLSSGFDWSEGPVWIGGAKDGYLLFSDIPKNSVMKWKEGVGASLFLKPSGYTGVVKYGGEPGSNGLLLDQKGRLVSCEHGDRRVSVLTKDGGKRTLVDNYMGKRLNSPNDGVYKSNGDLYFTDPPYGLPNRYDDPRRELDFCGVYRLAKDGTLTLLTKEMTRPNGITFSPDEKTLYVAQSDPKAAIWKAFPVNEDGTLEKGKVLYDATSAVGKLPGLPDGMKTDLKGNIFATGPGGCYVFTPSGDLLGRISTGERTANCAWGGDGSTLYLTADTYLVRIPTKTKGRIGAAQ; this comes from the coding sequence ATGAAAACACTTAGACTCACCTGCATGATTCTAATCACTTTCGTATTGAGCCTCTTTCAATCTAGAACTCAGGCTCAGGATTCCGTGAATTTTCCAACCATTGGAGAAGTGGTCAGACTTGACCCGCGGCTGGATGAACTCATTGACAAAGATGCACAGATCCAAGTTCTCTCCTCTGGATTTGATTGGAGCGAAGGTCCTGTTTGGATCGGAGGTGCTAAAGATGGATATTTGCTATTTTCGGATATTCCTAAGAACTCCGTGATGAAATGGAAAGAGGGAGTTGGTGCCTCTTTGTTTCTGAAGCCCTCTGGATACACCGGAGTAGTCAAATATGGGGGAGAACCCGGATCGAATGGTCTTTTACTAGACCAGAAAGGGCGTCTTGTTTCCTGCGAACATGGCGATCGTCGTGTATCTGTTCTTACTAAAGACGGAGGAAAGCGGACGCTCGTCGATAACTATATGGGTAAGCGTCTCAACAGTCCCAACGATGGGGTTTATAAGTCAAATGGCGATCTCTATTTTACAGACCCGCCTTATGGTCTGCCGAATCGCTATGACGATCCTCGCAGAGAACTTGATTTCTGTGGTGTCTATCGACTGGCAAAGGATGGCACGTTGACTTTATTAACGAAGGAAATGACGCGTCCAAATGGGATTACCTTTTCCCCCGATGAAAAAACATTATATGTAGCACAATCAGATCCCAAGGCGGCAATCTGGAAAGCATTCCCTGTGAACGAAGATGGAACGTTGGAAAAAGGGAAAGTGCTTTATGATGCCACTTCAGCCGTTGGTAAACTGCCGGGTTTACCCGATGGTATGAAAACGGATCTTAAAGGCAACATATTTGCAACAGGGCCAGGTGGCTGTTATGTATTCACCCCGTCAGGAGATTTATTGGGCAGAATTAGTACCGGTGAGCGTACAGCCAACTGCGCCTGGGGTGGTGATGGTTCAACACTCTATCTGACTGCTGACACTTATCTGGTACGCATACCAACCAAAACCAAAGGCCGTATTGGCGCTGCTCAATAG